Proteins from a genomic interval of Sphingobacterium lactis:
- a CDS encoding SDR family NAD(P)-dependent oxidoreductase, whose product MSKLEGKVAVVTGGGSGIGRAISTLFAQEGAWVHILDLNPQGAEEVQQEIEDLGGKCSVHTCNVSDQEEVLAVVASIGRIDVLVNNAGIAHVGDVEHCSPADFDKVFQVNVKGAYNALFAVIPVMKANGGGAILNLASIAAWVGITDRFAYSMSKGAIFAMSLSVARDYMQDNIRCNSISPARVHTPFVDGFIAKNYPGKETEMFEKLSQSQPIGRMAQPAEIAKLALFLCSDDAGFITGNDYPIDGGFIKLNN is encoded by the coding sequence ATGTCAAAATTAGAAGGTAAAGTAGCCGTAGTAACCGGAGGTGGAAGTGGAATCGGCAGAGCTATATCGACTTTATTTGCACAGGAAGGCGCCTGGGTTCATATTTTGGATCTCAACCCGCAAGGTGCAGAAGAAGTGCAGCAGGAGATCGAAGATCTTGGCGGTAAATGCAGCGTCCATACCTGCAATGTCAGCGACCAAGAAGAGGTGCTGGCCGTAGTGGCAAGCATTGGCAGGATCGATGTACTGGTGAACAATGCCGGTATTGCGCACGTAGGAGACGTTGAGCACTGTTCTCCTGCGGATTTCGATAAGGTATTCCAAGTGAATGTAAAAGGCGCTTACAACGCCTTATTTGCGGTCATTCCGGTGATGAAGGCAAATGGAGGCGGCGCAATCCTCAATTTGGCCTCCATAGCGGCGTGGGTAGGCATCACCGATCGTTTTGCCTATTCCATGAGCAAGGGCGCAATTTTTGCCATGAGTTTATCCGTGGCGAGAGACTATATGCAGGATAATATCCGTTGTAATTCTATATCACCGGCCCGCGTGCATACCCCGTTTGTGGATGGCTTTATCGCAAAGAACTATCCCGGCAAGGAAACGGAGATGTTTGAAAAACTATCCCAATCCCAACCCATCGGACGTATGGCGCAACCAGCGGAAATCGCCAAACTGGCGTTATTCCTTTGTTCCGATGACGCAGGGTTTATCACTGGAAATGACTATCCTATAGACGGAGGATTTATTAAATTGAACAATTAA
- a CDS encoding UxaA family hydrolase: MEKERLDYLQIHPKDNVLVALRDLPQGQVVNFQGATFPLRRAVAAKHKFTITAMPKDSEIYMYGVLVGKVNADLEQGELLDVDNLRHAADDFKLGNRKLEWVQPDISAFKDKTFNGFHRSNGTVGTANYWLVIPLVFCENRNVLTLKSALEEKLGYRVESKDYSNEVDELIARYQAGASTEELLAVDLSASVANAKANRLFPQVDGVKFLNHDMGCGGTRMDSDALCGLLAGYITHPNVAGATVLSLGCQHAQASILRAEIQRRDPHFNKPLYIFEQQFEGTEQELMQKAIKATFAGLAEANTLQRKPAGLDKLCIGLECGGSDGFSGISANPALGYLSDMMVTLGGSVILAEFPELCGVEQELSDRCIDEPTAEKFIHLMRTYNAKAEADGSGFYMNPSPGNIRDGLITDAIKSAGAAKKGGNSPVAAVVDYPELANGPGLNLLCTPGNDVESTTAEVAAGANVVLFTTGLGTPTGNPISPVIKVASNTKVFEKMNDAIDLNCGTIIDGEETIEEAAHRILDYVIAVASGEVQAKAVKLGQDDFIPWRRGVSL; the protein is encoded by the coding sequence ATGGAAAAGGAAAGATTGGATTATCTACAAATCCATCCAAAGGACAATGTCCTGGTTGCCCTGCGGGATCTCCCGCAAGGACAGGTCGTGAATTTTCAGGGGGCAACCTTTCCCCTGAGGCGAGCGGTTGCGGCAAAACATAAGTTTACCATAACGGCAATGCCAAAAGATAGTGAGATATACATGTATGGTGTATTGGTAGGGAAGGTGAATGCCGATTTGGAACAGGGAGAGCTATTGGACGTGGACAACCTGCGCCATGCTGCAGATGATTTTAAGTTGGGAAATAGGAAATTGGAATGGGTTCAGCCCGATATTTCCGCTTTTAAGGATAAGACATTCAATGGATTTCATCGCAGTAACGGTACGGTTGGTACAGCTAATTATTGGTTGGTCATCCCGTTGGTTTTCTGTGAGAATCGCAATGTCCTGACCTTAAAGTCCGCACTGGAAGAAAAGCTCGGTTACCGGGTGGAATCCAAGGATTATTCCAATGAGGTGGATGAGCTTATCGCGCGTTACCAGGCTGGAGCATCCACAGAAGAACTGCTGGCGGTTGACTTGAGTGCCAGTGTGGCGAATGCGAAAGCGAACCGGCTGTTCCCTCAGGTGGACGGCGTGAAGTTTCTGAACCATGATATGGGCTGTGGCGGCACGCGGATGGACTCCGATGCGCTTTGTGGCCTATTGGCGGGGTATATTACACATCCGAACGTTGCTGGTGCGACGGTATTGAGCTTGGGCTGCCAGCATGCGCAGGCGTCTATTCTCCGTGCGGAAATCCAACGTCGCGATCCACATTTCAATAAGCCCCTGTATATTTTCGAGCAACAGTTTGAAGGGACGGAGCAGGAGTTGATGCAGAAAGCCATCAAGGCGACCTTTGCCGGTCTGGCGGAGGCCAATACCCTGCAGCGGAAACCGGCAGGGCTGGATAAGCTGTGCATCGGCTTGGAGTGCGGTGGTTCCGATGGATTCTCGGGTATTTCCGCAAATCCGGCTTTGGGATACCTCTCGGATATGATGGTGACCCTTGGCGGTTCCGTTATATTGGCGGAATTCCCGGAACTGTGCGGGGTGGAACAGGAGCTTAGCGATCGCTGTATCGACGAACCTACTGCAGAAAAATTTATCCACTTGATGCGGACCTACAATGCAAAGGCGGAGGCCGATGGGTCGGGCTTCTATATGAATCCCTCTCCAGGGAACATTCGCGATGGCTTAATCACCGATGCGATCAAATCGGCCGGTGCAGCCAAAAAAGGCGGCAACTCTCCAGTGGCGGCGGTGGTCGATTACCCTGAGTTGGCCAATGGTCCTGGGCTGAACCTGTTGTGCACACCTGGAAATGACGTGGAAAGCACGACGGCTGAGGTTGCGGCAGGCGCCAATGTGGTGTTGTTTACCACCGGGCTTGGTACGCCGACCGGAAACCCCATCAGCCCGGTCATCAAGGTGGCATCCAATACGAAGGTCTTTGAAAAGATGAACGATGCCATTGACCTCAACTGCGGAACCATCATCGATGGGGAAGAGACGATCGAGGAAGCCGCACATCGGATCTTGGATTACGTCATTGCTGTGGCAAGTGGCGAGGTGCAAGCGAAGGCGGTCAAACTGGGGCAGGATGATTTTATTCCTTGGCGACGTGGTGTTTCACTATAA
- a CDS encoding L-rhamnose mutarotase yields MGNRKCAMALDLVDDAGLIAEYEKYHREIPQAIHNSITAAGVVHMEIFRFANRLFMLMEVDDSFSFERKAEMDAANADVQAWEALMWKFQQAIPGAKPGEKWVFMDKIFEL; encoded by the coding sequence ATGGGAAATAGAAAATGTGCGATGGCGCTGGATCTGGTGGATGATGCCGGACTCATTGCCGAATATGAGAAGTATCATCGGGAAATTCCCCAGGCAATCCATAATTCCATAACGGCCGCTGGTGTGGTGCACATGGAGATCTTTCGGTTTGCCAACCGCTTGTTCATGCTCATGGAGGTCGATGATTCTTTCAGTTTCGAGCGGAAGGCGGAAATGGATGCCGCGAATGCGGATGTGCAGGCGTGGGAAGCATTGATGTGGAAATTCCAGCAGGCCATCCCGGGAGCAAAACCGGGTGAAAAGTGGGTGTTTATGGATAAGATTTTTGAATTATAG
- the fucP gene encoding L-fucose:H+ symporter permease, protein MTKTRNTVAIILITSLFFFWGFIHNLDPILIAHLRSAFSLTHLQASLVDSAVFVAYLFMGIPAGIIMKKYGYKVGILVGLILFAVGCFLFVPAANTMSYAFFLSALFIVACGITILETAANPYMTVLGDPNTATQRLNFAQSFNGLAAFVAPIVGGALILSEEPLTAEQVAALSDADRLAYIQAETAMVKGPYVVLGLIILAVALLFFFIKLPEFRDKEEGSGGFLKAFRHKNVAWAVVAQFFYVGAQVCILSFLIVFAVEVSGIEAKDAKVYAGVAGLLFMLGRFVGTYLMRSIAPSRLLFIFALIATALTFVCIFGSGKTTLYAMVAVAFFMSIMFPTIFAIGVEGIGADTKSASSLIIMSIVGGAIIPPVFGYISDFTGHMQYGYFAVVVCFLVVALFAFQQKAKLKEMNSVA, encoded by the coding sequence ATGACAAAGACCAGAAATACTGTCGCCATTATACTGATAACCTCTCTGTTTTTCTTCTGGGGGTTTATCCATAATCTCGATCCCATTTTGATCGCCCATTTACGGAGTGCGTTCAGTTTGACACATCTACAGGCTTCGTTGGTAGACTCTGCCGTATTCGTGGCCTACCTGTTCATGGGGATCCCTGCGGGGATTATTATGAAGAAATATGGCTATAAGGTTGGTATTCTGGTCGGCTTGATACTTTTTGCCGTAGGGTGTTTTCTGTTCGTTCCGGCGGCAAATACCATGAGCTATGCCTTCTTTCTGTCGGCACTCTTTATCGTGGCGTGCGGAATTACCATTTTAGAAACGGCCGCAAACCCGTATATGACGGTTCTTGGGGATCCCAATACCGCCACCCAGCGATTAAACTTTGCGCAATCCTTTAACGGATTGGCGGCATTTGTGGCGCCCATTGTTGGTGGTGCCTTAATCCTTTCCGAAGAACCATTGACCGCGGAGCAAGTCGCTGCATTGAGCGATGCGGATCGGTTGGCCTATATTCAGGCCGAAACGGCCATGGTCAAAGGTCCCTATGTAGTTTTGGGGCTGATCATCTTGGCTGTAGCCTTGCTGTTTTTCTTTATCAAGTTGCCTGAATTTAGAGATAAAGAAGAGGGGAGCGGTGGGTTTCTGAAGGCTTTCCGTCATAAAAATGTGGCTTGGGCGGTTGTTGCGCAGTTCTTTTATGTCGGTGCGCAAGTCTGTATCCTGAGCTTTTTAATTGTGTTTGCCGTCGAGGTGTCGGGAATTGAGGCCAAGGATGCGAAGGTATATGCAGGGGTTGCGGGTTTGCTGTTCATGTTGGGCCGCTTTGTCGGTACCTACCTCATGCGCTCCATCGCACCAAGTAGGCTACTGTTCATCTTTGCGCTCATTGCAACCGCATTGACCTTTGTGTGCATATTTGGTTCCGGTAAAACGACCTTGTACGCCATGGTGGCCGTAGCGTTCTTTATGTCTATTATGTTCCCGACGATCTTTGCCATTGGGGTGGAGGGTATCGGTGCGGATACCAAATCGGCATCGAGCCTCATCATTATGTCAATCGTGGGCGGAGCTATCATACCGCCCGTATTTGGGTATATATCCGATTTTACGGGGCACATGCAATATGGATATTTTGCCGTAGTAGTGTGCTTTCTAGTGGTTGCGCTCTTTGCTTTCCAGCAAAAGGCCAAACTAAAGGAAATGAATAGTGTAGCATAA
- a CDS encoding AraC family transcriptional regulator: MIIKQLAVPKSGDHSFQFRQDLYPRHQSIWHYHDEIELIHVIRGSGTVFIGDRIKGFQAGNTVMIPSHVPHYWLFDEDLPGEEDPIDCIVIHFLKDFGSSNFLKAPELSGVRTLLDRSTRGMFIEDAERLTERFKAVLSNTGLEKLFSLFSLLQRLPAEEPSYLISENYAILNQSDDQARMNNLMSYIRENYKHKIKLLDLAKVADMTENSFCRYFKQRTGKTPVQFINELRIAHACFQLRNKPMPLKEICYDSGFNNFVSFHKTFKSITGTTPTQFRE; this comes from the coding sequence ATGATTATAAAACAACTTGCCGTACCCAAATCGGGCGACCATAGTTTCCAGTTCCGTCAGGACCTGTACCCTCGCCACCAGTCCATCTGGCATTACCACGATGAGATTGAATTGATTCATGTCATTCGCGGTTCGGGGACAGTCTTTATCGGGGATCGCATCAAGGGATTCCAGGCAGGAAATACCGTAATGATCCCTTCCCATGTCCCGCACTATTGGCTTTTTGACGAAGATCTGCCGGGTGAGGAAGATCCCATCGACTGTATTGTCATCCACTTCCTGAAGGATTTCGGATCCAGCAACTTTCTGAAAGCACCCGAACTGAGCGGCGTCAGAACACTACTTGACCGCTCTACCCGCGGTATGTTCATTGAAGATGCTGAACGGCTAACTGAACGTTTTAAAGCCGTGCTATCAAACACTGGACTCGAAAAACTGTTTAGTCTATTCAGCCTGTTGCAGCGGCTTCCCGCGGAGGAACCGTCCTACTTGATCAGTGAAAACTATGCCATCCTGAACCAGTCGGACGATCAAGCACGCATGAATAATTTAATGAGCTATATACGCGAAAACTACAAGCATAAAATCAAACTGCTGGACTTGGCAAAGGTGGCGGATATGACAGAAAACTCATTCTGCCGATATTTCAAGCAGCGGACCGGCAAGACACCTGTACAATTTATCAACGAATTGCGCATCGCCCATGCTTGTTTCCAACTTCGAAATAAACCGATGCCCCTGAAAGAAATATGTTATGATTCCGGATTCAATAATTTCGTGAGTTTCCACAAGACCTTCAAGTCCATAACAGGAACCACACCTACCCAATTTAGGGAGTAA